AACGAACCAAAGGGCTGATGGGGCGTTCGGACTTGCCGGAAAATAAGGGAATGCTTTTTGTTTTCCAAGAGCAGGGAGGCCACGGATTTTGGATGAAGAATATGATGATTCCGATTGATATTGTTTGGATGGACAAGGATTTAAAGATTACTCATATTGAACACAATGTCATGCCTTGCGATTCAGACCCCTGCCCTGTTTATAAGCCGAATCTGTTATCGCAATATGTTTTAGAAATAAAAGCAGGACTTGCCCAGGAATTAGATATAAAAATAGGCGATAGTTTTTATTTCAAAAACAATAATGCCGAACTCTAAAGAAATTGGGGAGATTGGGGAAGAGATTGCAAGAAGGTATTTAGAAGAGAAAGGATACAAGATTTTGACCAAAAACTTTTTTAAAACAGCTAATGGGTTAAAAATCGGAGAAATAGATATTGTGGCCCAAAAACAAGGGGTCATTATTTTTTTTGAAGTGAAAACATTGTCCAATGGAACAAGATTTGCGCCTGAATCAAAAATTAATTTTCAGAAGCAAGGCAAAATATCCAAAATTGCCCAAATTTGGCTTGATGAAAACAGCGTTCCGCAGGAATCGTTGTGGCAAATAGACGCTCTGGCAATTGTTTTGGATTTTTGTTCCCGCAAAGCGAGAATAAGCCATTTTCAGAATATTTGAGCCATTATTGGGCAGATATTCTTGACATAAATATCTGATTTGTTATTATATGGAAAGAAGGTCCAAGAAGTTGGGCCCTTTTTTCTGAAATCAATTTTATAAGCGAGGCACAATCAACGAGTCCGGGCCTCACAACGAGACCCGGCCTCGTTGATAACATCTTGAAACAAGATATCCTCGTTTCCTATGTTTACAATTTAAAATTTTTAACCAAAAACTATGGAAGATATAAAAGCTCTCGCATCATCTATATCCCAAATTGCGGAAGAAAAAGGAATTTCTTCGGATATTGTGATTGATGTTATAGAGCAGGCCCTGTCTGCTGCTTATAAAAAAGACAATGACAGGAAAGGAGAGAATATCAGGGCAAAAATGGATATGCAAACTGGCAAAGTAAAATTTTGGCAGGTTTTTGAAGTTGTTGACGAGGATATGATTTATTCAGAAGAAGAATTGGAAGAGCTTAAGCTTAAAGCCGAAGAGACCGGAGACGCAGAAGAGGGACTGGAAAAAATAGGAGAAGCAGACAATGAAGAAAAGAAAGTCAGGTTTAATCCCAAGAAACATATAATGATAGAGGAGGCGAAAAAAACAGAGTCAAAAATCCAGATTAACGAAGAGTTTTTAGTTCCGCTTAAGGCGGATACTGATTATGGCAGAATCGCAGCCCAAACCGCTAAACAGGTTATTCTGCAACGGCTTAAAGAAGCGGAAAGGAATGCTATTTTAGAAGAATACAAATCAAAGGAAGGAGAGGTTGTTTCCGGGGTAGTCCAGAGGATAGAGGGCCCAAATGTTTTCTTTGACATTGGCAAGACATTGGGTGTTTTAATTCCTGCTGAACAAATCTCTGGTGAAAATTATTTTATTGGTCAGCGATTGCGTCTTTATTTGCGAAGCGTTGAGGCAACCCCAAAAGGACCAACCATTATCTTGTCTCGGGCTTATCCGAAGTTTATTTCAAAATTATTTGAGATAGAAGTGCCAGAGGCGTCCTCTGGTCAAGTAGAAATTAAAAGCATAGCCAGAGAGCCGGGATTTCGCACCAAGGTTGCTGTAGCTACGAATGAAGAAGGAATTGACCCTATTGGCGCAATGGTCGGGCAAAGAGGAACAAGGGTCATGGCAGTGATTAATAGTTTGTCTGGGGAAAAGATTGATATTATTTTATGGTCTGAAAATCCAGAACAATTTATTAGCAATGCTTTGTCTCCAGCAAAAGTGATGGAAGTAAAAGTAGAGGAAAAAGGCAAGGCAACTGTGATTGTTGCTGAAGACCAGCTTTCATTGGCCATTGGCAAGGGAGGTCAAAATGTTCGCTTGGCTGCCCGACTCACTGGTTGGAAAATAGATATTCAGGTTGAGGGAGGCGATAAACCCATAGAACCAGAAAAATCAGAGGAAGCAATAATAGAATCGCCAGAACCAGAAGAAGCAGGAGTAGAAGAAAAACCAAAGGGAGAGAAACCAAAAAACGAGAAGCCGAAAACCAAAACAAAAAAGCCAAAAACAAAAAAAGAAAAATCAGAAAAAACCGAAAAAGAAAACAACTAATTATTAATTAACATTTCCAATATGAACTTGATATATATTCCTCTTATTGTATCTGTTATAGATATTCTATTTGTTCTTTTATGGATTCGCCTTTTGAAAAAATTGAGTTCTGGCGAAGCAGGTCTTCAAAAAATAGCTGATGCCATAAGAGAAGGAGCCAAGGCTTTTCTTAAAAGAGAATTCAAGGCAATGATAATTGTTTTTCTTTTAGTGGCAATTGCTTTGGGGATTTTAAATAAAAGCATCTTGCCTCCCATTGTCTTATTAATAGGTGCATTTATCTCAAGCTTAGCCGGTTATATCGGAATGATGGTTTCAACTTTGGCTAATATAAGAACAACAGTTTCAGCCCAAAAAAGTTTTCCAGAATCATTTAAGACCGCTATTTGGGGTG
The sequence above is a segment of the Patescibacteria group bacterium genome. Coding sequences within it:
- a CDS encoding DUF192 domain-containing protein, producing the protein MFKSFVILILLFCLFLVAVTIFVFFLNNRKDMRINEVCFGDKCFEVEVAETAEQRTKGLMGRSDLPENKGMLFVFQEQGGHGFWMKNMMIPIDIVWMDKDLKITHIEHNVMPCDSDPCPVYKPNLLSQYVLEIKAGLAQELDIKIGDSFYFKNNNAEL
- a CDS encoding YraN family protein, producing MPNSKEIGEIGEEIARRYLEEKGYKILTKNFFKTANGLKIGEIDIVAQKQGVIIFFEVKTLSNGTRFAPESKINFQKQGKISKIAQIWLDENSVPQESLWQIDALAIVLDFCSRKARISHFQNI
- the nusA gene encoding transcription termination factor NusA, with the translated sequence MEDIKALASSISQIAEEKGISSDIVIDVIEQALSAAYKKDNDRKGENIRAKMDMQTGKVKFWQVFEVVDEDMIYSEEELEELKLKAEETGDAEEGLEKIGEADNEEKKVRFNPKKHIMIEEAKKTESKIQINEEFLVPLKADTDYGRIAAQTAKQVILQRLKEAERNAILEEYKSKEGEVVSGVVQRIEGPNVFFDIGKTLGVLIPAEQISGENYFIGQRLRLYLRSVEATPKGPTIILSRAYPKFISKLFEIEVPEASSGQVEIKSIAREPGFRTKVAVATNEEGIDPIGAMVGQRGTRVMAVINSLSGEKIDIILWSENPEQFISNALSPAKVMEVKVEEKGKATVIVAEDQLSLAIGKGGQNVRLAARLTGWKIDIQVEGGDKPIEPEKSEEAIIESPEPEEAGVEEKPKGEKPKNEKPKTKTKKPKTKKEKSEKTEKENN